A window of Eubacteriaceae bacterium ES3 contains these coding sequences:
- a CDS encoding uroporphyrinogen decarboxylase family protein: MNSVNKKYNERLKRFQKAIRLEVPDRVPIFSLNSPEVTVEYAGEDLKTVHLDFIKLRKTIPQYYEDLLIDGVATAFLRNSRLYTHLGAKNFNLNKDGFMQYSEVQGMLETDYEELITMPMETIVKKILPRIYTAFSMNDPASSLNIGRGFTEYIENSRQLREIDQHCVEVSGIPVITNHMVEAPFDFLADQLRGLTGIVTDMHRRPEQVETACEALLPLLIKWGMSGFKETGAEFPGLFIPLHMPPFLNPSQFERFFWPTFKRMVDEFTGSGHTVSLFLEGDWTNFYDFLQSFDRRVIGFFETGDLKIIKNKLGKSICIAGNYPISVLNSEPLENCIDIAKAMLDVAAPGGGYIFSTGKVVLRKKGIDLEKLKAVHRYVIENSKY, from the coding sequence ATGAATAGTGTTAATAAAAAATATAATGAACGTTTAAAAAGGTTTCAGAAGGCGATTCGTTTAGAGGTTCCGGATCGTGTTCCCATTTTTTCTTTAAATAGCCCTGAAGTAACAGTGGAATATGCGGGTGAAGATTTAAAAACAGTTCATCTTGATTTTATAAAACTTCGAAAGACCATACCACAATATTATGAAGATTTATTAATAGATGGAGTTGCAACTGCTTTTTTGAGGAATTCCAGATTGTACACCCATTTAGGTGCTAAAAATTTTAATCTCAATAAAGATGGCTTTATGCAATATTCGGAAGTTCAGGGTATGCTGGAAACAGACTATGAAGAATTGATTACTATGCCAATGGAAACGATTGTTAAAAAGATTTTACCGCGGATATATACAGCATTTTCTATGAATGATCCGGCTTCTTCCTTAAATATTGGCAGGGGCTTTACTGAATATATAGAAAATTCTAGACAGTTGCGTGAAATTGACCAGCATTGTGTTGAAGTTTCCGGAATTCCTGTCATCACAAATCATATGGTGGAAGCTCCGTTTGATTTTCTTGCTGACCAGTTAAGGGGATTAACAGGAATTGTAACTGATATGCATCGGCGACCCGAACAGGTTGAGACTGCTTGTGAAGCTTTATTGCCATTATTAATTAAATGGGGAATGTCAGGGTTTAAAGAAACAGGAGCGGAATTTCCTGGTCTGTTTATCCCCTTGCACATGCCTCCATTTTTAAACCCCAGTCAGTTTGAGCGTTTTTTCTGGCCAACTTTTAAACGGATGGTTGATGAATTTACTGGCTCAGGCCATACTGTTTCGTTATTTTTAGAAGGAGATTGGACAAACTTTTATGACTTTTTGCAGTCTTTTGATCGGCGGGTAATTGGTTTTTTTGAGACGGGTGACTTGAAAATAATTAAAAATAAGCTTGGCAAATCTATATGTATTGCGGGAAATTATCCTATTAGCGTTTTAAATTCGGAACCGCTTGAGAATTGCATTGATATCGCCAAGGCAATGCTTGATGTAGCGGCACCTGGAGGGGGATATATTTTCAGTACAGGTAAGGTGGTTCTTCGAAAAAAAGGAATTGATCTGGAAAAATTAAAAGCAGTTCATCGATATGTTATTGAAAATAGCAAATATTAG
- the radC gene encoding DNA repair protein RadC, translating to MEENLHAGHRQRVKNRVLNDGLSGFEEYQILEFLLFYSIPRKDTNEIAHKLIERFGTLANVFEASINDLCQVDGLTKNSALLLTMLPDLTKRYQISKIKDKPIISSSKSAGDYVMNLFTGKLYEVFYLLCLDSQNRVNYALLLHEGTINEAPVYPRNIVESALRHQAVSVILAHNHPGGSLKPSHEDINVTQRIKQALEHISIKVIDHIIVAEDRFYSFAENGVL from the coding sequence ATGGAAGAAAATCTTCATGCCGGTCATCGGCAACGTGTTAAGAACAGAGTTTTAAATGACGGCCTGAGTGGATTTGAAGAATATCAGATTTTAGAGTTTTTGCTTTTTTATAGTATACCAAGAAAGGATACAAACGAAATTGCGCATAAACTCATCGAGCGTTTTGGAACCCTTGCAAATGTTTTTGAGGCCAGTATCAATGATCTTTGCCAGGTAGATGGACTCACTAAAAATTCCGCACTGCTGCTCACAATGCTACCGGACTTAACTAAACGTTACCAAATAAGCAAAATTAAGGATAAACCTATAATCTCAAGTAGTAAATCGGCTGGAGACTATGTCATGAATCTTTTTACCGGGAAATTATACGAAGTTTTTTACCTATTATGCCTGGATAGTCAGAATAGGGTTAATTATGCCTTGTTGTTGCATGAAGGAACAATCAATGAAGCGCCAGTCTATCCCCGAAACATCGTAGAAAGTGCCCTTCGACATCAGGCTGTGAGTGTTATTCTGGCACATAATCATCCTGGTGGAAGCTTGAAGCCATCTCATGAGGACATAAATGTGACTCAGCGGATCAAACAGGCATTAGAACATATCTCTATAAAAGTTATTGATCATATCATAGTGGCAGAAGATAGATTCTATAGTTTTGCTGAAAACGGAGTACTTTAA
- a CDS encoding cation:proton antiporter, whose product MQSNIIFEVFLMLFAGIIFGRIVKFFKMPNVTGYLVAGLILGPSFLNFIPSYMVEGFGVISDIALGFIAFSVGSQFDFNYFKKVGPAPIIIAIFEAITAVVFVIIAVTVFGFDIKLAIMLGAIAAATAPAQTIMVIKQYRAKGPLTSMLMSVVAVDDAVALIAFGFASTLVNMMSSTQSGNLFISILTPVYELLISLVVGILVGFLMKLIFRWFKKPSNQLSISIASILLAYWVSDSLYGSSLLSCMALGATMANIYRAQIDQLVKITEEFTPPVFMLFFVVSGAGFQVSALSSIGLIGILYVVARVIGKITGAYIGGRLTGQDQNTCRYLGPTLMPQAGVALGLIVAASQVVPDYANQIQVIVLCSTFIYSLIGPVVAKQSLIKAGEIQLENKGVPRQAHS is encoded by the coding sequence TTGCAGAGTAATATTATTTTTGAAGTTTTTTTGATGCTTTTTGCTGGGATTATCTTTGGAAGAATAGTAAAGTTTTTTAAAATGCCCAATGTAACGGGGTATTTGGTTGCAGGACTAATTTTAGGGCCGTCTTTTTTAAACTTTATTCCGTCCTATATGGTGGAAGGGTTTGGTGTTATTTCAGATATTGCTCTAGGCTTTATTGCGTTTTCTGTGGGGAGTCAGTTCGATTTTAATTACTTTAAAAAAGTTGGACCTGCCCCGATTATTATTGCTATTTTTGAAGCCATAACGGCAGTCGTTTTTGTGATTATTGCTGTCACTGTTTTTGGATTTGACATAAAACTTGCAATTATGCTGGGTGCGATTGCGGCTGCGACAGCGCCGGCACAGACGATTATGGTCATTAAACAGTATCGGGCAAAAGGGCCATTGACATCAATGTTGATGAGTGTGGTGGCAGTAGACGATGCAGTTGCTCTAATTGCATTTGGGTTTGCCTCAACCCTTGTTAATATGATGTCTTCGACACAATCTGGAAATTTGTTTATTTCGATTTTGACCCCAGTTTATGAACTGTTAATTTCTTTGGTTGTTGGAATATTGGTAGGGTTTCTGATGAAGCTGATTTTCAGATGGTTTAAGAAGCCTTCAAACCAACTAAGTATTTCAATCGCTTCAATTTTGCTGGCTTACTGGGTATCTGATTCGCTGTATGGATCTTCACTGCTTTCTTGTATGGCTCTAGGTGCAACGATGGCAAACATTTATCGTGCCCAGATTGATCAGTTGGTTAAAATTACGGAAGAGTTCACACCTCCAGTGTTTATGCTGTTTTTTGTGGTTTCAGGAGCTGGTTTTCAGGTGTCGGCACTTTCAAGTATTGGCTTAATTGGTATTCTTTATGTAGTAGCAAGAGTGATTGGTAAAATTACTGGAGCATATATTGGTGGTCGGTTAACAGGCCAGGATCAGAATACCTGCCGATATCTTGGTCCGACTTTAATGCCGCAAGCTGGCGTGGCCCTAGGGCTTATTGTAGCGGCATCACAGGTGGTTCCGGATTATGCAAATCAGATTCAAGTTATTGTTTTGTGCTCAACATTTATTTACTCCTTAATAGGACCAGTCGTGGCAAAACAATCACTTATAAAAGCTGGTGAAATTCAATTGGAAAATAAAGGGGTACCAAGGCAGGCACATTCATAA
- a CDS encoding 4'-phosphopantetheinyl transferase superfamily protein, with translation MNDKFITATLLNPKLRSFDISESKKNNGQEVSYNPDHCHVIILNSAVFHQDIIFNRYYKHLPFSRQKKIEHFRFRKDKNTSLAAGILLHHILSIENYSESDLSYTQYGKPYLISPSGLHFNLSHTHNLAVIAFYTSTIGVDVEAVQHADFEIAKTYFSEEEKECIREAKDSNEQFYNYWVLKESYLKARGTGLNAPLNSFSIRKSESLIEVLENNLIEPYFFELKQFENFRLAVCIKEQLPPISYHELSVI, from the coding sequence ATGAATGATAAGTTTATTACTGCTACTTTGTTAAATCCGAAATTAAGAAGCTTTGATATCAGTGAGTCAAAAAAAAACAATGGTCAGGAAGTAAGTTACAATCCTGACCATTGTCATGTAATAATCTTGAACAGTGCTGTTTTTCATCAAGATATAATTTTCAATCGTTATTATAAACATCTTCCTTTTAGCAGACAGAAAAAAATTGAGCACTTCCGTTTTCGAAAAGACAAAAACACATCTTTAGCAGCAGGTATTCTCCTTCATCATATTTTATCCATTGAAAATTACAGTGAGTCCGATCTTTCTTATACTCAATACGGTAAGCCTTATTTAATATCCCCTTCTGGACTTCATTTCAATCTTTCACATACTCACAACCTGGCAGTAATTGCTTTTTATACTTCTACAATTGGTGTTGACGTCGAAGCCGTTCAGCATGCTGATTTTGAGATTGCCAAAACTTATTTTTCTGAAGAAGAAAAAGAATGCATTCGTGAGGCTAAAGACTCAAATGAACAATTTTATAATTATTGGGTATTAAAAGAAAGTTATCTAAAAGCTCGTGGAACAGGTTTAAATGCGCCGCTAAACTCATTTAGTATCAGAAAAAGTGAATCGCTAATAGAAGTTTTAGAAAATAACCTAATAGAACCCTATTTCTTTGAGTTAAAACAATTTGAAAATTTTCGGCTGGCAGTCTGTATTAAAGAACAGTTACCACCTATTTCTTATCATGAATTATCAGTCATTTAA